Below is a window of Saccharomonospora viridis DSM 43017 DNA.
TGCTGTATCCACAGGCCCGTCGAGGCACGGCAGGCAGCAAGGTCAACTTCGTGCATCCCAAGGACGCCGGCGGTGTCCTCGTGGAACTGGTCCAGCCCGGAGACGAGCACTAACCACTGAGCCGACCGCGCCCGACGCCGCCGCGGACGGACCCGAAACTCCCGTCCTCGCTCCATCGGACTCTCCGAGACGTGCTCGACCGACACGACCGCTAGGGTGGAGGTCATGAGCCTTGGCGAGGAACGGGAGCTCGTGCCACTGGGAGCCGGTTTCGACTTCGAGAAGCGTGGCTACAACCGCGCGCAGGTCGACGAGCACTTGGAACGGCTCGACGCCGACATCAAGATGCTCATGTCCGATCGCGACGCGGCCATCTCGCAGGCCGATGACTTAGCGAGGCAGCTGGAAGCCGCCCGGATCGAGATCGACGACCTGCGTGGACAAGTGGAACGACTCGCGCAGCCGCCCACCACCATCGAGGGGCTGTCCGAGCGGCTGCAGCGCATGCTTCGACTCGCTCAGGAGGAAGCGAGTGACACGAAGGCACGCGCCGAGGCCGAGGCGAGCCATATCCGTGCGAAGGCCGAGTCCGACGCCAGCGCCATGCGGGCCCGTTACGAGCAGATGCTCACCGAACTGGCCGAACGGCGTAAGCAGATGGAGGCCGAGCACGCCAAGGTCCTCGAGGACGCGCGCGCCGAGGCCCAACGCATCCTCACCGAAGCCGCCGAGGAACGCGACCGACTCGACCGCGAGGCCGAGCAACGGCGTACGCAGATCGAGGAAGACTTCGAGATCGCGATGTCACAGCGGCGCACCGAAGCGATGCGCGTGCTCGCCGAACAGGAAGCCGCGAGCAAGGCGGAAGCCGAGCGCCGGGTCCGGGAAGCGAGCGAGGAGGCCGCGGCCATCCGCGCCCAGGTCGCCGACGAGAAGGCCAAGGCCCAGGCGGAGATCGAACGCAGGCGTCGCGAGTCGATCGAGGACGCCAACCGGCGCAAGCAGGACTCGATCAGCGAGGCCAACGCCCGGGTGGCCGAAGCCTCCGACGAGGCCAAGCGTCGCGTGCGGGAGGCGGCCGAGGAGGCCGACCGGCGGATCAACGAAGCCACCGCCAAGGTCGAGGAGCTGCGCAAGTTGCGTGCCCGCATCGCCGCGCAGGTCCAGGCCGCGAGGTCCATGCTGGCGGAGGCCGAGGCCGCTCTCGGACACAGCGAGACCAGAAACGGCGACTCCGGCGAAGCCAAGGGCAAGGCCGGCACCGCGGACACTTCCGACAAAGCCGCCAAGCCTTCCGACAACGGCGAGGTGAGCGGGCAACCGGACGGTACCGCGCCATCCAACGGGAACAACGCGGATCAGCCGACGGTGCAGGTGCCCACGGCGGCGACACCAAAACCGACTCACGAGTAGGTAACTGCTGCGAGGGGGCGGCCGACCGGCTACTGTCAGCCTCCAGACCCGGTACGACACCCCATTGGAGGACCGGATGGCCGCCTACAACACCATCGTCGTCGGCACCGATGGTTCGGACTCGTCACTGGCCGCCGTGGAACGCGCAGCGAGGGTCGCGGCCGACTCCGCCGCCACCCTCGTCATCGCCTGCGCCTACTACCCCGCGGGCAAGGACAAGATCGACAAAGCTCAGGACGTGCTCGGTGCGGAGGCGTATCAGGTGGTGGGGTCCGCCCCTGCCGAGGAGACGCTGCGCACGGCCCGGGAGCGGGCTCTGAAAGCGGGCGCCACCTCGATCGAATGCACCGCCGTCGTCGGTGAGCCGGTGAGTTCGCTGCGCAAGGTCGTCAAAGAGCATGCGGCCGATCTGCTCGTGGTCGGTAACCGTGGGCTCAACACGCTCGCGGGCCGCATCCTGGGTTCAGTGCCGTCGGAGGCGGCCCGTAAGACGGGTGTGGACGTGTTGATCGTCCACACCACCTGATGCGCATGTCCGACGAGCTCCAACGCAAACTCGAACACGCCCTCCTCGGCGGCCCACGTCGGTATACCCGGCTGGAAGTGGCCGCGAAGTCGGGTGTCTCCCCGGAGCGGGCTCGCCAGTTGTGGCGGGCCCTCGGGTTCGCCTCGGTCGGCGACGACGAGGTCGTCTTCACCGACGCGGACGTCGAGGCGGTCCGCATCGCCGACCGGCTTGTGGGCGAAGGCCTGCTCGATCGGGACCTGGAGACGTCGGTGGCCAGGGCCGTGGGGCTGCACATGTCCCGCTTGGCCGAATGGCAGTCGCAACTGTTGCGCTCGCTGATCGCCGACAACCCGCATCTGGCCGAGCGGCCCGAACAGTTGGCCGAACTCGTCGAACGGTTACTGCCCCAGCTCGGCCGCCTCCACGACTTCGCCTGGCGACGGCATCTGGTGGCGTACTCCGGACGGGCCCTGGCCGCCTCGCAC
It encodes the following:
- a CDS encoding DivIVA domain-containing protein; the encoded protein is MSLGEERELVPLGAGFDFEKRGYNRAQVDEHLERLDADIKMLMSDRDAAISQADDLARQLEAARIEIDDLRGQVERLAQPPTTIEGLSERLQRMLRLAQEEASDTKARAEAEASHIRAKAESDASAMRARYEQMLTELAERRKQMEAEHAKVLEDARAEAQRILTEAAEERDRLDREAEQRRTQIEEDFEIAMSQRRTEAMRVLAEQEAASKAEAERRVREASEEAAAIRAQVADEKAKAQAEIERRRRESIEDANRRKQDSISEANARVAEASDEAKRRVREAAEEADRRINEATAKVEELRKLRARIAAQVQAARSMLAEAEAALGHSETRNGDSGEAKGKAGTADTSDKAAKPSDNGEVSGQPDGTAPSNGNNADQPTVQVPTAATPKPTHE
- a CDS encoding universal stress protein — encoded protein: MAAYNTIVVGTDGSDSSLAAVERAARVAADSAATLVIACAYYPAGKDKIDKAQDVLGAEAYQVVGSAPAEETLRTARERALKAGATSIECTAVVGEPVSSLRKVVKEHAADLLVVGNRGLNTLAGRILGSVPSEAARKTGVDVLIVHTT